One Primulina eburnea isolate SZY01 chromosome 4, ASM2296580v1, whole genome shotgun sequence genomic window, actacttccagacttcttaaactgtttctctctggctttcaactgatctttctttccactGCTACTGCTACCACTCTCAAATTTGGGAGGGGGTTGGTGAAATTGAGTCGAGGGTTGTTGTTGTTTCGGTGCTGGTGCAACATACGAAGCTCCCTTATGCCTAatcaggcctgcttcagctcctttggctcttttcaaagcatcagcaaaattattcggtcgccctgtgttcaccagtGTAAAGATCTCAGGATTCAGcccattaatgaactgatcagcaacagctTCATCAATCTCAGCAACATCTGGAGAAAATCGTAGcaaggtagagaatttagccacgtattcttcaatattcaattgtCCCTGTTTTAGGTTGGCAAACTTTGtacccttgtcttttctgtacgacactgggaaaaatctttgataaaagtCAGTCTTAAAGATGTTCCAAGTAATCactgtacctcgatgctccaaagcCTTCTTTGTTGTgagccaccaattctttgcaacatcatgcaactagTGCCCGATCAGTCTAACTCTTCGTTCATCTGTATAATCCAatgaatcaaacagcatctcaatatcatcaagcTAGCTCTCACAGTCAACTGACGTTTCAGTGCCCTTCAAAGTCGACGGTTtaaacgactgaaatctcttcggCAGTTTTTCCATCGGTGTCgctgtcacatccatcggattagcCGAGGTACTTCTctgttctgggattcttcgaggaggcatatctgattatcaaaaaggTTAGTAATCAAATCTCacaaatctgtctcagtcctcctctgatcatcttacctcggatcaagaatcggttctgattcattctcaataatacacgtttccaatcaaatcagataattcaggtaaacatgtattaaagtaGTAACACATGCTGTAATAGTATCATACCATTTATGTAACTCAACATCATAATCAATCGCATGCTATCATCACAAAAacaagaaaactcaatctaccccgctcactctctaTTATCTTAGTCtaaggaacctactgctctgatatcaTCTGTTGTGGGGACCGGGACCCTAACTTATCTTCTTAATTATCATTAAGATTAATTGGGAACCATTAAAAAAATTGGGtcgtaaaatttttttaaaaaattttgaacACTATACAAACAAGTgtacaaaatatataataaatcaagtcaCATCTCATTCAAATTATAAGATAAAGTTTATTCTCTACAACATGAtctaaagtacaagtcttgtacaaaagTACATCATAACAAACTACTGTTCATTCACTACATATCAAGTAATGAAAACAACTCCATTTCTGGGTCCGAATCTCCACTCTAAACTGTGATCTCTTATCCTCTTTTTGATCCTGATCATTTCCCACCTGTTGtacatgcacacatacaaacacaacaacagccggataactccggtgagaatataattcccagtataaacaaagtatacatgcatttcatataaacatatacaaaagcatataacaatcatcaataacatgtatcaaatctgaaaacatgaaacgATACAAAACTGTAAATTAAACTCTTTGGTTCTTAAATCTCTTAGTCGACTCTtctctagtctagggatcccggttacCGGACGTTGGcacattatatcgaatctctgtaatagaagtcgatctaatcctaagcacatcgatataaataaaacatccagtgtcttggcacatCTGCCGaagacttggcacctctgccaaagactcgttctcgatatctatcttctattctgtgcttttctataaatcaatagaataagcatacacaatcaatgaattcaaaggtattaaaacaatacaaataagtatgtggttttgggaaactcaggtcaaatctaactcgagtcgtatctcccggtttaatattgatttatacctttatttTCTCGGGTTTTGGCTTTGCTCTAtcttcaaagtcttcaataccaatctgacaTGACATATTCGAGaaatacaatatcaacatataccccAATCAATACCAgttataatcagaactcaatctaattctgttttaACGGCATAACATCGCAATCTCGATATATCCCGCAATACAATTTCAATAACATCAATcttaatatctcataatcactCAATgacacaatctgatatcaaatctgtatataatctcaatcaaatcaaatctgaaaaatcatatcaatttcATACAGTATTTATTCTTCGATCCgacttcgattatacgatgtctaatatctcaagaacaccgaatatcaataatatctgATTTCTCCTATATCAAGTTTTTGAATCCTATCgaaacataataaaacttacatctttTTGAAGCCTTTGTCGAGAGGAGCACAGAACTAAACTTCGATCCAAAATTCTGATAGGCGGATCTTGCACAGTCCCAATTCTAAACTTCACGGAAGAAGCTATGGATTCTCTCGATTCTTTGCTGGAAGTCTGAATTCTTAGGAAAATGAAGACAtttgatatatgtatatatatatatgtgtgtgtatatatatatatatatatatatatatatatatatatatatatatatatatatatatatatatatatatatgcatgataaGGGACGTGTGGCTCATTCTTGGTTCAGCACGTCTCGCGTATATGCGTGAccttcctcggcgcatatgcgcgggacctactggtctcggcattCTTGAATTCctcagctcgcgcatatgcgcaccctctcttcgcgcatatgcgtgaggtctTCTGCCTCCTTCGTGCAGATGCGCGCATcttctccgcgcatgtgcgcgatacCTGCTGGATTACACACTTACAATACTCATACTTCCTCAATTCTTGTCTCGACGCGGTCCATACAGTAGTGGTTGGATACTGAAAACAATGTCATCATTGACTTTCttattataaatatcaggttgATTTAGCATTAAAAATTCTCATTCACTTATATATCGCCTACAACATTTATTACAAAATTCTCCATATAACCATTGACAAACTTGAGTATCGAAGTGGTCACGTCGGAGAATTTTTCGACGTCCATTAACGTTTTTTCTCCCTTGAAAGGGCATGTTTAGGTGTCTAGACAATCATCTCCAGCTCATCAACTCGACCTGGTGCAATCGTCCACCAAGCTCTTACCCAATTCATGAGGTTATCATCAATAATGAAAACCCATTCAACTTAATCGAATAATTTTCAAACCATTCATACGGGAATTTCAACTCccaaaattgtattttttaatATCATTTATCATCGTACATTTTAGTAACTAAACACCTATATTGACAACTCGAAAACACAATATGGCACGCCTTATATTAAAATCACaaaataaaagaattttttttaaaaaaaattgacacgAAGGAAACATCACAAACGTAGAATGACCATGAAATATTcactttcaaaaaaaaaaaatatccagCAACTATCTATGGAATGGAATTATAAGCCAAGCCAAGATGAGTCACTctcaattaaaaaataaacttatccaattcaaatttaaatattttgttaaaataattataattataattatccaCAAAAATTACCCTATTAGACAACAAAGGAGTAATTAATTTCAAAATGactatataataaattttcccATGTCTCCCGAATTTAACCTCGATCAATGTATATAACCCCCACAGAGCCCGTCCACACTCACTGCCCTTTCCCGTCATTTCGCAATCCCGCGTCAACCCCGGCGTCTGTGGCAAGTCTTTTGGACCCCACATAGCAGACCGGTGCTCTTTCGGAGAAACCAACAAGAAGTTTCCTTCTCTTGTTCTTTATCCTCGCATATAAACCCGAAACTTTGTCTGTTATTCTCAGTTGTTGTCGACTTTATTTTCACGGGGGTTTCTATTTTCGTTTCCCTTCTCTTTTTTCTCTTGCTGAAGCTCTCTTTAATGGCGGATATGGATACGGATTTCCGTCTGAAGCCTGAGGCGGGAAGAGGGTACGCCATGAGCGGGAAAATAATGCTCAGCGCCATTGTTATACTATTTGCCGTCATCATTTCCATGGTGGGTTTCCACCTCTACGCCAGATGGTACTTAATCCACCTCCGCCGCCGCCAGCTCCAGCGTCGCCGTCAGAGGCGCAGCGGGGGTCGGCCCCAGATCGTGCTGCTGACTGACAACCGATATGCGGTGTCAGCTGGCGACCGAGGCCTCGAGAAGGCGGTTCTGGATTCACTCCCGGTTTATCTTCACTCCTCCAAGACTGGGATTCCCTCCGAATGCGCCGTATGCTTGTCCGAGTTCGAGGAGAACGAGGTTACCCGCCACCTTCCTAAATGCGGCCATTCGTTTCACACCGAGTGTATTGATATGTGGTTCCATTCCCACTCCACTTGTCCCCTATGCCGCTCTCCGGTCGAACAAGTGGTGAATCAGCTGAACCCAGTTCTCACCGTAAATGGAAAGTTTGAGGATGCAAATGTACCCGAACCTGGTTCGAGCTCGAAAAGTAAACCGGTCCCACCATGCCAGCAAGATGAATTTGGCGGGACTGCTAGGAGGAAAGGATTAGATTTGATGGCTGTGAGAATAGAAGTTCCCCCTAGGAGGCCGGTTCAGTCTGAGGACGATTCGGCCCAGTGCCCTGCCGGGTTTAGGTCACCTGGCAACGGGCTAGCCTATTTGAAAAGGATACTAACTATAAGCATCAGGTCCCCTACAAGTGGAGGGATACCATGCGAGACCGGGAGCAGCAGCATGGCCACCAATGGAGACTTGGAGAGCTGCCGTCGAGAGTCGAATCAAGAATCGAGCCGAGTTCAAACACCGAGCTGAGTAAATTGCACGGGCCCAGTGATTTGTGTATATCTTCTATTTGATTCAAGATTGGAGATGGGACCTAAGTTTTGGTAAATCGACAGTAGTTTAGTGAGACACGTTGAAGAGATCGGGGAGTATGCATATGTGTGTATATTTCGTGCATATGTGTGTATATTAGATAAGATAATTAAAAGCCGAGtggatttatttattattattattattatttaaagacAAGTTGTATTTACGTGATTTCTCTACTTTTGTTGAGGTTGTTGGGAATGAGGGACAAGTACACGTATCCTCTTAACCCAATAACCACTGATTCTTGTCTTCGTTTGATTATTATTTAGATTTATGATTTGTGTAACCCTACCATAATTAACATGTAAAATATAAGTTTATTCATATTACATACAAACACGAGTCAACGAGTCTTCTTTTATGATGATTCATGCATAATCAAGTAATTGGAGACTtaatttcatgtttctatgtggACGACTTCCATGTTAATTTCTCATGGTTTAAAgtttaaaatcacaaatataaatttattttgtataacttttattgacatttatatatttttttttatgaattctatggattttgtaatttattattatgattttttaaactttattTGATCTAACAATTGAACAGCTTATAACTTTTTATTTATATCAAATATTTCTCTATATCAATATACTATTTTACATATTGATTTTacgaaaataataaataaatcagtACTAAATTTAGTGCAATTAACTTCAATTATTCAATTCAACatgtttaattaaataattaatatttttctaaaatacataacaataagtttcaattttaataaataatcaaacttaaaataatttcatccattttaaataaatttttatatacaaaatatatcaattttgcttttgaaaatatgtcaaaaaaaatacaattattTGTACGTggaaataaataataagtatgttaaaatatttgtaattatggtaactttataaaattttaatatatttaatttattatagttattcttatatatgtatgttgataaatttttaagattaatgaaaaatatcatgtgcaagaatttgagttataatcaaaatcaatatataaattaactaaaattatagaaaataattaaacattaaATGTtacataataattaataaaaaataaataattttatttattaaaagtaattattattttcaatttataggtcaataaaatattataaattttttattatgtagtgtaataatttttttaaaatttttaataaatataattttaaattttatgaggATTTGTGATTGGaactcaaaaaataaaatgaatggttttaataattttgattttaaattattattatcaataaaaaaaatatgcgtgtctctctctctctctctatatatatatatatatatatgttataatgcaatttgaaataaaaaagatATGGTTAAAGCTGGTGAAATCTCGTGTCCGCAAACACGAGTCA contains:
- the LOC140830773 gene encoding RING-H2 finger protein ATL64 — translated: MADMDTDFRLKPEAGRGYAMSGKIMLSAIVILFAVIISMVGFHLYARWYLIHLRRRQLQRRRQRRSGGRPQIVLLTDNRYAVSAGDRGLEKAVLDSLPVYLHSSKTGIPSECAVCLSEFEENEVTRHLPKCGHSFHTECIDMWFHSHSTCPLCRSPVEQVVNQLNPVLTVNGKFEDANVPEPGSSSKSKPVPPCQQDEFGGTARRKGLDLMAVRIEVPPRRPVQSEDDSAQCPAGFRSPGNGLAYLKRILTISIRSPTSGGIPCETGSSSMATNGDLESCRRESNQESSRVQTPS